CGACGCGCTCAACGACGCGGGCGTCCCCGTCGGCGACACCCCCGAGGAGGTCGCCGACCACGTCGAAGACTTCCTGTAAGCGGTCACGAACCCCGACGCGGTTCGGGGTGTGACCCCGGCGCTGCGGTCTCAGTTTCTGCTATCGGGGCGAAAGGTAGAATTGTCCGTAGCATCTTCGGGACCCATGGAGCCCGATCCCGCGGACGGCCGAGACGTTCCCGCGCTCGACGCCTTCCGCGGATCGGAGCCGGCCGGCGGGGGCCCGCGGCGAGTGCTGCTCGTCGACGACGAACCGGGCGCCGCCGACCTCGCGGCCACCCACGTCGAGCGCCTCGTCGACGGCGTCGAGACGGTGACGCGGACCTCGCCGGCGGACGCGCTCGCGGTGGTCCGCGAACAGCGCGTCGACTGTGTCGTCAGCGACTACAACATGCCCGAAAGCGACGGGCTCGAACTCCTCGAAGACGTTCGGGCGGTCGACCCCGGACTCCCATTCGTGCTGTTTACCGGCCGCGGGAGCGAGGAGATCGCGAGCGAGGCGATCTCGGCGGGCGTCACCGACTACCTCCAGAAGGGCGTCGGCCGCGACCGCTTCGAGATGCTCGCGAACAGCGTCGAAAACGCCCTCGACCGGCAACGCGTCGAGCGCGACCTCCGGGGGGTGAACGCGAAGGTCACCGCGATCCACGAGTTCGCCTCCGACGTGGCCGCGGCGGAAGACGCGGAAGACGTGTTAACGCGTCTCGTCTCCGCCGCCGAGCGAATACTGTCGTTCGACCGCTGCGTCTCTGTCCGCCGCCACGGCGACCAACTCATCCCTGCGGCGCGCTCGGAGAACGTCAGCGAAGACGAGGTCAGGACGTTCGACGTCGGCGAAGGCGTCGTCGGGGCCACCGTCGCCGAGGAGCGCACCATCGTCGTCGACAACCTCAGCGTCGACCCGTCTGACCCGGAGGAGCTCGAAGACCCGAACGACCCCGGACGGGAGACGGCGGGCAGGGCCACGGAAGCGGCATCAGCCCCCGCGGACGATCAGCGTCGCGCCGAGGAGCTGGCCGACCCGGTCGGCGACGACATTCGCTCTGCGATCAGCGTCCCGATCGGTTCGTACGGCGCGTTTCAGGCCGTCTCCGACGGGTACGCCGCCTTCGACCGGAGCGACGTCGAGTTCGCCGAGCTGCTGGCCGCGCACGCGGCCGACGCGCTCGAACAGATCGAGACGGAGAACACGCTGCGGACCGAGCGAGACCGGGTGGCGGCGCTCTTCGACGACCTCCCGCTGCCGGTGGCGAGGGCCGTTTCGTCGCCGGGGGACACGCCGAAGCTCGACGCCGTCAACGACGCGTTCGAGGCGGTGTTCGGACTCTCCGGGCCGGACCTCGACTACGCGACGATCCGCGAGGGGATCGTTCCGGAGGGGAGCGAGGATGTCGACCCCCTCCCGGTGATAGACGCCGCGGAGCCGCTACAGCGGGAGGTTGAGCGGGAGACGACCGACGGGCGCCGCAACTTCATCCTCAACGTCCTCCCGGTCGAACAGCCGAACGAGACGATCGTCTACGCCCTCTACGCCGACATCGACGAGCAGAAGCGGGTCGCACGGACCCTCCGGCGGCTCCACGAGACGACGCGGGAGATGCTCCGGGGCGAGGACCGCGAGGAGATCGCGTCGATCGCCACCCGAGCCGCGATCGACATCTTAGAGTTCCCGAGCAGCGGGGTCCGGCTGTACGACCCCGACACGAACACGCTGTTGCCGACCGCGATCAGCCGGGAGGCGACCGACGCGCTCGGCGAGCGCCCCGCGTACGGCCCCGGAAGCGGGCGCCTCTGGGAGGCGTTCGAGACGGGCGAGCTGGTCGTCGTCGACGACCTCAACGAGGTCGAGACCGCCATCGGCTACGGCGAGCACCGGAGCCTGCTCATCGTCCCGCTCGGCGACCACGGCATCATGCCGCTCGGCTCGCGGGAGCCGGGCGTGTTCGACGACACGGCGGTGCAGTTGGCGCGGGTCCTCGGCGCGAACGTGACCGTGGCGCTCGACCACGCGCAGCGCACGGCGCAGCTCCGCGAGCGCGACGCGGAGTTACAGCGGGAGATCGACCGCCTCGAAAAGTTCGCCGGCCTCGTCTCTCACGACCTCCGGAACCCGCTCAACGTCGCCGCCGGGCGGCTCGCCCTCGCGCAGGGGAAGGTCGACGACGAGGGCGCGCGCGAGGAGCTCGAAGCGGTCGCGGCCGCCCACGACCGGATGGAAGAGCTCATCGAGGACCTGCTCGCGCTGGCGCGACACGGCCAGACGGTCGACGAGCCGGAACCGGTCTCGCTCGCGGAGACGGCCGCGAGGGCGTGGCAGACCGTCGACACGGGGGACGCGGTGTTGCGGCGTCCCGACGACTCGCTCGCGGTCGAGGCCGACCCGGAGCGCCTGCGGACGCTCTTGGAGAACCTGTTTACCAACAGCGTCGAACACGGCGCGACCGCCGCCGACGCGGGGGCGGCCGACCACACTACGGTCACGGTCGGCCCGCTCTCAGACGGCTTCTACGTCGCCGACGACGGCCCCGGTTTCGAGATGGACCCCGAGGAGGCGGTCGAGTACGGCATCTCGAGTGACCCGTCCGGGACGGGCTTCGGGCTCGCGATCGTCCGGGAGATCGCGGCCGCACACGGCTGGACGCTCACGGTGACCGACGACGACGGTGTGCGGTTCGCGTTCCGAACCGACGGCTGAGCGCGCCGCAGACCTGGCGAAGTATATAAATGAGCCGTGGGCGTGCGGGAAGTGCGCACAGCCGAGCCACG
This genomic window from Halorubrum sp. PV6 contains:
- a CDS encoding GAF domain-containing protein; this translates as MEPDPADGRDVPALDAFRGSEPAGGGPRRVLLVDDEPGAADLAATHVERLVDGVETVTRTSPADALAVVREQRVDCVVSDYNMPESDGLELLEDVRAVDPGLPFVLFTGRGSEEIASEAISAGVTDYLQKGVGRDRFEMLANSVENALDRQRVERDLRGVNAKVTAIHEFASDVAAAEDAEDVLTRLVSAAERILSFDRCVSVRRHGDQLIPAARSENVSEDEVRTFDVGEGVVGATVAEERTIVVDNLSVDPSDPEELEDPNDPGRETAGRATEAASAPADDQRRAEELADPVGDDIRSAISVPIGSYGAFQAVSDGYAAFDRSDVEFAELLAAHAADALEQIETENTLRTERDRVAALFDDLPLPVARAVSSPGDTPKLDAVNDAFEAVFGLSGPDLDYATIREGIVPEGSEDVDPLPVIDAAEPLQREVERETTDGRRNFILNVLPVEQPNETIVYALYADIDEQKRVARTLRRLHETTREMLRGEDREEIASIATRAAIDILEFPSSGVRLYDPDTNTLLPTAISREATDALGERPAYGPGSGRLWEAFETGELVVVDDLNEVETAIGYGEHRSLLIVPLGDHGIMPLGSREPGVFDDTAVQLARVLGANVTVALDHAQRTAQLRERDAELQREIDRLEKFAGLVSHDLRNPLNVAAGRLALAQGKVDDEGAREELEAVAAAHDRMEELIEDLLALARHGQTVDEPEPVSLAETAARAWQTVDTGDAVLRRPDDSLAVEADPERLRTLLENLFTNSVEHGATAADAGAADHTTVTVGPLSDGFYVADDGPGFEMDPEEAVEYGISSDPSGTGFGLAIVREIAAAHGWTLTVTDDDGVRFAFRTDG